The Devosia sp. YIM 151766 genome includes a region encoding these proteins:
- a CDS encoding Crp/Fnr family transcriptional regulator — protein sequence MQTVRQDIHNSEVPVLCQSCEARHQGICGALNSEQLMALAKSSRRVRREAGEELMADAMPIANYSNVLRGVVKLSKVLEDGRQQVVGLQFAPDLLGRPFASESRVSAEAASQVDLCVIPKRALEALIKDSAPLEHRVMLQALRELDEARDWMVTLGRKTAAEKVASFLFMIASHIDPIDEQTITRFDLPLSRSDIADFLGLTIETVSRQISRLKADGVIEIANYRHVTVPDLTRLRLLCG from the coding sequence ATGCAGACGGTTCGTCAGGATATCCATAATTCCGAAGTTCCCGTGCTCTGCCAGAGCTGCGAAGCGCGGCATCAGGGAATTTGCGGGGCGCTCAATTCAGAACAATTGATGGCCCTAGCCAAGTCATCGCGGCGTGTGCGCCGGGAGGCGGGCGAGGAATTGATGGCCGATGCCATGCCGATCGCCAATTATTCCAATGTGCTGCGCGGCGTGGTGAAGCTGTCCAAGGTGCTGGAGGATGGACGCCAGCAGGTGGTCGGCCTGCAATTCGCGCCCGACCTGCTCGGCCGACCCTTTGCCAGCGAAAGCCGGGTCAGCGCCGAAGCCGCCTCGCAGGTCGATCTCTGCGTCATTCCCAAGCGCGCCCTGGAAGCGCTGATCAAGGACAGCGCGCCGCTGGAGCATCGGGTGATGTTGCAGGCGCTGCGCGAGCTGGACGAGGCGCGCGACTGGATGGTGACGCTGGGGCGCAAGACCGCCGCCGAGAAGGTGGCGAGCTTCCTGTTCATGATCGCCAGCCATATCGACCCCATCGACGAGCAGACCATCACCCGGTTCGACCTGCCGCTGAGCCGGTCCGACATCGCCGATTTTCTCGGCCTGACCATCGAAACCGTCAGCCGTCAGATCAGCAGGCTCAAGGCCGATGGCGTGATCGAAATCGCCAATTACCGGCATGTGACCGTGCCAGATTTGACCCGCCTGCGGTTGTTGTGCGGGTAG
- the cydB gene encoding cytochrome d ubiquinol oxidase subunit II, with amino-acid sequence MSTIPLDYETLRLIWWLLLGVLLIGFAVMGGRDLGVGALLPFAARTDEERRILLNLVGPTWEGNQVWLVVGGGVIFAAFPPLYAVSFSGFYLAMMVILLALILRPVGFKFRGKVNDDRWRAVWDWGLFIGGFVPSLILGVAMGNVLLGAPFHLDETMRTFYTGNFFQLLTPFALLAGLVSLGMIVTHGATLIVGRTEGAMSERTRRYGIGAGLATIGLFALAGIWLSFMNGHVITSVIDPNGPINPLSKSVELVPGGWLGNYRTYPWMIAAPAIGFAGLALSVFGLFAGRKWLAYLASSTAIFGIVSTAGVSIFPFFLPSSTVPNSGLTLWDSSSSHLTLFIMLLVTAVLLPIIIMYTAWVFRVMRGTVTGDSLNKNPNAY; translated from the coding sequence GTGAGCACCATTCCACTCGATTACGAAACGCTGCGGCTGATCTGGTGGCTGCTGCTCGGCGTGCTGCTCATCGGCTTCGCCGTCATGGGCGGGCGTGACCTCGGCGTCGGCGCGCTGCTGCCCTTCGCCGCCCGCACCGACGAGGAGCGCCGCATCCTGCTCAACCTGGTCGGGCCGACCTGGGAAGGCAATCAGGTCTGGCTGGTCGTGGGCGGCGGCGTCATCTTCGCCGCCTTTCCCCCGCTCTATGCGGTGAGCTTTTCCGGCTTCTACCTGGCCATGATGGTCATCCTTCTGGCGCTGATCCTGCGCCCGGTCGGGTTCAAGTTTCGCGGCAAGGTCAATGACGACCGCTGGCGCGCCGTCTGGGATTGGGGCCTGTTCATCGGCGGCTTCGTGCCGTCGCTGATCCTGGGCGTGGCCATGGGCAATGTGCTGCTGGGCGCGCCTTTCCATCTCGATGAGACGATGCGCACCTTCTATACCGGCAATTTCTTCCAATTGCTGACGCCCTTCGCGCTGCTGGCCGGCCTGGTCAGCCTGGGCATGATCGTGACCCATGGCGCGACGCTGATCGTCGGCCGCACCGAAGGCGCCATGTCCGAGCGGACGCGGCGCTATGGCATCGGGGCCGGTCTCGCCACTATCGGGCTTTTCGCCCTGGCCGGCATCTGGCTGTCATTCATGAATGGCCACGTGATCACCAGCGTCATCGACCCCAATGGCCCGATCAATCCATTGAGCAAGAGCGTCGAACTGGTTCCGGGCGGCTGGCTCGGCAATTACCGCACCTATCCATGGATGATCGCGGCTCCCGCCATCGGCTTTGCCGGCCTCGCCCTCTCGGTGTTCGGCCTGTTCGCCGGCCGCAAATGGCTGGCCTATCTGGCCAGCAGCACCGCCATTTTCGGCATCGTCTCGACGGCGGGGGTCTCGATCTTCCCCTTCTTCCTGCCGTCCTCGACCGTGCCCAATAGCGGCTTGACGCTATGGGATTCGTCCTCCAGTCACCTGACGCTGTTCATCATGCTGCTGGTGACCGCGGTTCTGCTGCCCATCATAATCATGTACACCGCCTGGGTCTTCCGGGTGATGCGCGGCACGGTGACCGGCGACAGCCTGAACAAGAACCCCAACGCCTATTAG
- the ybaK gene encoding Cys-tRNA(Pro) deacylase, translated as MSKTTPATQALAKAGIAFSLASYDYDPNAERVGLQAAEAMGVAPAEIFKTLMAELDGKPVCAIVPSDEEVNMKKLAAALGGKSAQMMKPADAERLTGYKIGGISPLGQRRPVPVALDELATLYDEIYLNGGQRGLQIRIRPDDLVKALNCVTADLVR; from the coding sequence ATGTCCAAGACCACGCCCGCCACCCAGGCGCTCGCCAAGGCCGGAATTGCCTTCAGCCTGGCCAGCTATGATTACGATCCCAATGCCGAGCGCGTCGGGCTGCAGGCGGCGGAGGCCATGGGCGTTGCTCCCGCCGAAATATTCAAGACGCTGATGGCCGAGCTCGATGGCAAGCCGGTCTGCGCCATCGTCCCCTCGGACGAGGAAGTGAACATGAAAAAGCTGGCTGCGGCTCTGGGCGGCAAATCGGCCCAGATGATGAAGCCGGCGGATGCCGAGCGCCTCACCGGCTACAAGATCGGCGGCATCAGCCCTTTGGGCCAGCGCCGGCCGGTGCCGGTGGCGCTGGATGAACTGGCGACGCTTTATGACGAGATCTATCTCAATGGCGGCCAGCGCGGATTGCAAATCCGCATCCGGCCGGACGACCTGGTCAAAGCGCTGAACTGCGTCACCGCCGATCTGGTGCGTTAG
- the cydX gene encoding cytochrome bd-I oxidase subunit CydX — protein MWYFSWILGVSLACSFGILNAMWFEMREDRRLADETGQEALPAAD, from the coding sequence ATGTGGTATTTCTCATGGATTCTCGGGGTCAGCCTCGCCTGCAGCTTCGGCATTCTCAACGCCATGTGGTTCGAAATGCGCGAGGACCGGCGCCTTGCCGACGAAACAGGCCAGGAAGCCCTGCCCGCCGCCGATTAG
- a CDS encoding cytochrome ubiquinol oxidase subunit I: MDMLVVDLSRWQFAATAMYHFIFVPLTLGLSFMMAIMESVYVMTGRQIWRKATLFWGTLFGINFAMGVATGIVMEFQFGMNWSYYSHYVGDIFGAPLAIEGLMAFFLEATFIGLFFFGWDRLSKVGHLVVTWLVALGANFSALWILVANGWMQNPVGSRFNPDTMRMEITDFMAVIFNPVAQAKFVHTVSAGYLCGAVFVLAISALFLVKGKHVELAKRSAVVAASFGLASALSVVVLGDESGYIATEHQMMKIAALEAMYHTEEAPAPWTLIAWPDENGEPGFHISIPWVGGLITTRTLDKPLPGINELVERAEDRIRTGIIAYNALQDIRADGSNAEARAVFDEYWADLGYALLLKKYRVDVENATDEEIVLAAADTVPGVWPLFWTFRIMMGVGFFYIAFFALWFYRASRGWIDTNRPLLWFSVFTLPLPWIAIESGWFIAEFGRQPWVVEGVLPTFYAASGLSVLDLVLSLSFFVLLYTALLVVMVILMVRVIKAGPQDKLFGSDDDEDDYVMAALPATSATKELGS, translated from the coding sequence ATTGATATGCTTGTCGTCGACCTCTCGCGATGGCAGTTCGCTGCCACCGCGATGTACCATTTCATCTTCGTGCCCCTGACGCTTGGACTCTCCTTCATGATGGCCATCATGGAGAGCGTCTATGTGATGACCGGGCGCCAGATCTGGCGCAAGGCGACACTGTTCTGGGGCACGCTGTTCGGCATCAACTTCGCCATGGGGGTCGCCACCGGCATCGTCATGGAATTCCAGTTCGGCATGAACTGGAGCTATTACAGCCATTATGTCGGCGACATTTTCGGCGCGCCGCTGGCCATTGAGGGCCTGATGGCCTTCTTCCTCGAAGCCACCTTTATCGGCCTGTTCTTCTTCGGCTGGGACCGGCTGAGCAAGGTGGGCCACCTGGTCGTCACCTGGCTCGTCGCTCTGGGCGCCAATTTTTCTGCCCTGTGGATTCTGGTGGCCAATGGCTGGATGCAGAACCCGGTCGGCTCCCGGTTCAATCCCGACACGATGCGCATGGAAATCACCGATTTCATGGCGGTGATCTTCAATCCCGTGGCCCAGGCCAAGTTCGTCCACACGGTCAGCGCCGGCTATCTCTGCGGCGCGGTCTTCGTGCTGGCGATTTCGGCGCTGTTCCTGGTCAAGGGCAAGCATGTCGAGCTCGCCAAGCGCTCGGCCGTGGTGGCCGCCAGCTTCGGCCTTGCCTCGGCCCTGTCGGTCGTCGTGCTGGGCGATGAAAGCGGCTATATCGCCACCGAGCACCAGATGATGAAGATCGCGGCGCTCGAAGCCATGTATCACACCGAGGAGGCCCCGGCCCCCTGGACGCTGATCGCCTGGCCGGATGAAAACGGCGAACCGGGCTTCCACATCTCCATCCCCTGGGTGGGCGGGCTGATCACCACCCGCACGCTCGACAAGCCGCTGCCCGGCATCAACGAACTGGTCGAGCGCGCCGAAGACCGCATCCGCACGGGCATAATCGCCTATAATGCCCTCCAGGACATCCGTGCCGATGGCAGCAATGCGGAAGCCCGCGCGGTGTTCGACGAATATTGGGCCGATCTGGGCTATGCCCTGCTGCTCAAGAAATATCGTGTCGATGTGGAGAACGCCACCGACGAGGAAATCGTCCTCGCCGCCGCCGATACCGTGCCCGGCGTCTGGCCGCTGTTCTGGACCTTCCGCATCATGATGGGCGTGGGCTTTTTCTACATCGCCTTCTTCGCGCTGTGGTTCTATCGGGCCTCGCGCGGCTGGATCGACACCAATCGACCGCTGCTCTGGTTCAGTGTCTTCACCCTGCCCCTGCCCTGGATCGCCATCGAAAGCGGCTGGTTCATCGCCGAGTTCGGCCGCCAGCCCTGGGTGGTGGAGGGGGTCTTGCCCACCTTCTATGCCGCTTCGGGCCTTTCGGTTCTCGACCTGGTGCTGTCGCTGAGCTTCTTCGTGCTGCTCTATACGGCCCTGCTCGTCGTCATGGTCATCCTGATGGTGCGCGTCATCAAGGCCGGCCCCCAGGACAAGCTGTTCGGCTCCGATGACGATGAAGACGATTACGTGATGGCCGCCCTTCCCGCCACTTCCGCAACCAAGGAGCTCGGATCGTGA
- the cydC gene encoding thiol reductant ABC exporter subunit CydC, with amino-acid sequence MKALFAFLPLFRQRGGAFALALFLSLITLLSGVALLGTSGWFITATALTTLGLGFNLFVPSAMVRGFSFIRILARYGERLVGHNATLKLLSDLRGWLFARLFPLLPLSNRSLRHGDLVSRLTADVDALDNAFLVAIGPWIAALLIGGGMTILLGVLLPGAALAYGMAMAGAVLVVPVGLVWLSRAAGRASVEANADMRMAVLDGATGHADLTVLGALGTAAARFDEASAIAARLRRRLGAYTAGSGAMVQVLAALALVGTLWSGLVAVESGDVDGPVMAGLLLAVLGSFEVTAMIVRSVGKASAAMAAAERLNALASLTPPIAEPAMPLSIPTAGTIALEDISFCYPGLPPILAGLSLDIAPGERIAIAGPSGSGKSTLLRLLLRLAEPQAGRIDIGGIPLEKFRTADVHAHMALLSQDSPVFIDTIRNNLLIGRADSGDQELWTVLAKAQLDIHVGSLPKGLDTVVGEAGRTLSVGQARRLCLARALLSRAPVLLLDEPTDALDRDTELAFFRTLAEAATDRTVIMVTHAAIPEGTVDRVLTIRNGRLE; translated from the coding sequence ATGAAAGCCCTGTTCGCCTTCTTGCCATTGTTCCGTCAGCGGGGCGGCGCCTTCGCGCTGGCGCTGTTCTTGTCGCTCATCACCCTGTTATCCGGCGTCGCCCTGCTCGGCACCTCCGGCTGGTTCATCACCGCCACCGCGCTGACCACGCTGGGCCTGGGCTTCAACCTCTTCGTGCCCTCGGCCATGGTGCGCGGCTTCTCCTTCATCCGCATCCTCGCCCGCTATGGCGAGCGGCTGGTGGGGCACAATGCGACGCTGAAACTGCTCTCCGACCTGCGCGGCTGGCTCTTCGCCCGGCTGTTTCCGCTGCTGCCCCTGTCCAACCGTTCGCTCCGGCATGGCGATCTCGTCAGCCGGCTGACCGCCGATGTGGACGCGCTCGACAATGCCTTTCTGGTGGCCATCGGCCCGTGGATCGCCGCTCTGCTGATTGGCGGCGGCATGACGATCTTGCTGGGCGTGCTGTTGCCCGGCGCGGCGCTGGCCTATGGAATGGCCATGGCGGGCGCGGTGCTGGTTGTTCCCGTTGGCCTGGTATGGCTGAGCCGCGCCGCCGGCCGGGCCAGCGTCGAGGCCAATGCCGATATGCGCATGGCGGTGCTAGATGGCGCCACGGGGCATGCCGATCTGACCGTCCTGGGGGCGCTGGGCACGGCTGCTGCCCGCTTCGATGAGGCCAGCGCCATCGCCGCCAGGCTGCGCCGGCGGCTGGGCGCCTATACTGCCGGCAGCGGCGCCATGGTGCAGGTGCTGGCGGCGCTGGCGCTGGTCGGCACGCTGTGGTCCGGCCTGGTCGCCGTCGAATCCGGCGATGTCGATGGCCCGGTCATGGCGGGATTGCTGCTGGCGGTGCTGGGCAGTTTCGAGGTCACCGCGATGATCGTGCGCAGCGTCGGCAAGGCCAGCGCCGCCATGGCGGCGGCCGAACGGCTCAATGCCCTGGCCTCGCTGACCCCGCCCATTGCCGAACCGGCCATGCCGCTCTCGATTCCGACGGCGGGAACCATTGCCCTCGAGGATATCAGCTTCTGCTATCCCGGCCTGCCGCCCATTCTGGCCGGTCTGTCGCTCGATATTGCTCCGGGCGAACGAATCGCCATTGCCGGTCCGAGCGGCAGCGGCAAATCCACCCTGCTGCGCCTGTTGCTGCGGCTGGCCGAGCCGCAGGCGGGCCGCATCGACATTGGCGGAATCCCGCTTGAGAAATTCCGCACCGCCGATGTGCATGCCCATATGGCGCTGCTGAGCCAGGACAGCCCGGTATTCATCGATACGATCCGCAACAATCTGCTGATCGGCCGTGCCGATTCCGGGGACCAAGAGCTCTGGACCGTGCTGGCCAAGGCGCAGCTCGATATTCATGTGGGCTCGCTGCCAAAGGGGCTCGACACGGTGGTGGGCGAGGCGGGGCGCACGCTGTCGGTGGGGCAGGCGCGGCGGCTATGCCTGGCGCGGGCGCTGCTGAGCCGGGCCCCGGTGCTGCTGCTCGACGAGCCGACCGACGCGCTGGACCGGGACACCGAACTCGCCTTTTTCCGCACCCTCGCTGAAGCGGCCACGGACCGCACCGTCATCATGGTCACCCATGCCGCCATTCCCGAGGGCACGGTCGACCGGGTGCTGACCATCAGGAACGGGCGGCTGGAATAG
- the rhaI gene encoding L-rhamnose catabolism isomerase → MTEHIIDPSTIAAENASREADLRRDYETLGERLDRRGIAIGAIKDKVAQFSVAVPSWGVGTGGTRFARFPGKGEPRDIFDKIEDCAVISQLTQATRTVSLHIPWDKADPNRLKQAASRFNLGFDAMNSNTFADAAGQLQSYKFGSLSAADAATRAQAIEHNLECIEIGQTIGSKALTVWIGDGSNFPGQTNFTTQFEHYLDSMKSIYAALPDDWRLYTEHKMYEPAFYSSVVQDWGTNYLIARELGDKAYCLVDLGHHAPNVNIEMIVARLAQFGKLGGFHFNDSKYGDDDLDAGAIDPFRLFLVFNELVDAEARYSDFHPAHMLDQSHNVTDPIESLMLSAADVQRAYAQALLVDRQSLKAAQEANDALAATLELRTAFRTDVEPILALARLEAGGAIDPLATYRAAGYRAKVAEIRPEIAASSSGIV, encoded by the coding sequence ATGACCGAACACATCATCGATCCATCCACTATCGCCGCCGAAAACGCCTCTCGCGAGGCCGATCTGCGCCGCGATTATGAAACGCTTGGCGAGCGTCTCGACCGGCGCGGCATCGCCATCGGTGCGATCAAGGACAAAGTCGCCCAATTCTCGGTCGCCGTGCCTTCCTGGGGCGTCGGCACCGGCGGCACCCGCTTTGCCCGTTTCCCCGGCAAGGGCGAGCCGCGCGACATTTTCGACAAGATCGAGGATTGCGCCGTCATCTCCCAGCTGACCCAGGCGACGCGCACCGTGTCCCTGCACATTCCGTGGGACAAGGCCGATCCGAACCGGCTGAAGCAGGCGGCCAGCCGCTTCAATCTCGGCTTCGACGCGATGAATTCCAACACCTTCGCCGATGCCGCCGGCCAGCTCCAGAGCTATAAGTTCGGCTCGCTTTCCGCCGCCGACGCCGCCACCCGCGCCCAGGCCATCGAGCATAACCTCGAATGTATCGAGATCGGCCAGACCATCGGCTCCAAGGCGCTGACCGTGTGGATCGGCGATGGCTCCAACTTCCCCGGCCAGACCAATTTCACCACCCAGTTCGAGCATTATCTCGACTCGATGAAATCGATCTACGCCGCCCTGCCCGACGATTGGCGCCTCTATACCGAACACAAGATGTATGAGCCGGCCTTCTATTCGAGCGTCGTGCAGGATTGGGGCACCAATTACCTGATCGCCAGGGAGCTGGGCGACAAGGCCTATTGCCTGGTCGATCTCGGCCACCACGCCCCCAACGTCAATATCGAGATGATCGTCGCCCGCCTCGCCCAGTTCGGCAAGCTCGGCGGCTTCCATTTCAATGACAGCAAATATGGCGATGACGACCTCGATGCCGGCGCCATCGACCCGTTCCGCCTGTTCCTGGTCTTCAACGAACTGGTCGATGCCGAAGCCCGCTACAGCGATTTCCACCCGGCGCATATGCTCGACCAGAGCCACAATGTCACCGACCCCATCGAGTCGCTGATGCTGTCGGCCGCCGATGTGCAGCGCGCCTATGCCCAGGCGCTGCTGGTCGACCGCCAGAGCCTCAAGGCGGCGCAGGAGGCCAATGACGCCCTCGCCGCGACGCTCGAATTGCGCACCGCCTTCCGCACCGATGTGGAGCCGATCCTGGCTTTGGCCCGGCTCGAGGCGGGCGGCGCCATCGACCCGCTCGCCACCTATCGCGCCGCCGGCTATCGCGCCAAGGTCGCCGAAATCCGCCCCGAAATCGCCGCCAGTTCGAGCGGCATCGTCTGA
- a CDS encoding DUF1127 domain-containing protein: protein MNIAKKIANYARYQRTLRELNSLDSRQLNDLGITRGDIKSIARGTYVA from the coding sequence ATGAACATTGCCAAGAAGATTGCCAACTATGCCCGTTACCAGCGCACCCTGCGCGAGCTGAACAGCCTCGATAGCCGTCAGCTGAACGATCTGGGCATTACCCGCGGCGACATCAAGTCGATCGCTCGCGGCACCTACGTCGCCTAA
- the cydD gene encoding thiol reductant ABC exporter subunit CydD: MTDKDRQAARMLGRLRNHGGGALWVALAAPLIGGALLVWQAWTLAEIVGRAIEGGEAPELLLPGVALILALLVIRAGLGALGEQAGIAGAEAIKLQVRQALFTHLLARSPRAAAAAPSGIAAAAIVDQVEALDGYFARYLPAALQAALLPLAFGAIILPLDWVAGVLFLVTAPLIPIFMALVGLGAQLATDRQARALSHLSGRFSDRLRGILTLKLFGREQAETAGIVAASEALRQRTLKVLRIAFLSSAVLEFFAALGVAGIALYVGLTFIDYLQLRTSPLTLQVGLFLLLMAPEIYNPLRLLASHYHDHATAKAGLLEIERQLGAMPAEPAALADIAPRPGPAIGVTLDALTLRTPDRMRAILEQASLTVAPGQHVAILGASGSGKSTLLEAIAGLRLPEAGISLDGRPLAEWSETDLRSRVFLLTQKPRLIHASIADNIALARPDASRRDVEAAAERAAVSGFAQALPDGLDTLIGEDGVGLSGGQAQRVALARLFLRDAGLILLDEPTAHLEAELEDEIIGKVLDYAAGRTLIVATHSPGVANGMDKAWRIAGTTLLEAPVQRRRRGVA; the protein is encoded by the coding sequence GTGACCGACAAGGACCGGCAGGCCGCCAGAATGCTCGGCCGGCTGCGAAATCATGGCGGCGGCGCGCTGTGGGTGGCGCTGGCCGCGCCGCTCATTGGCGGCGCTTTGCTGGTATGGCAGGCCTGGACGCTGGCCGAAATCGTCGGCCGCGCCATCGAGGGCGGCGAGGCGCCGGAATTGCTGCTGCCGGGCGTGGCGCTGATTCTCGCCCTGCTGGTGATCCGCGCCGGACTTGGCGCATTGGGCGAGCAGGCGGGCATTGCCGGGGCCGAGGCCATCAAGCTGCAGGTGCGGCAGGCGCTGTTCACGCATCTGCTGGCGCGCTCGCCGCGCGCTGCGGCGGCGGCGCCCTCCGGCATCGCCGCCGCCGCCATAGTCGACCAGGTCGAAGCGCTGGACGGCTATTTCGCCCGCTACCTGCCCGCGGCATTGCAGGCCGCACTGCTGCCGCTGGCGTTTGGCGCCATCATCCTGCCGCTCGACTGGGTGGCGGGCGTGCTGTTTCTCGTCACCGCGCCGCTGATCCCGATCTTCATGGCGCTGGTCGGGCTGGGGGCGCAATTGGCGACCGACAGGCAGGCGCGGGCCCTAAGCCATTTGTCGGGGCGCTTCAGCGATCGGCTGCGCGGCATTCTCACCCTCAAGCTTTTCGGCCGCGAACAGGCGGAAACCGCCGGGATAGTCGCCGCCAGCGAGGCATTGCGGCAGCGTACTCTCAAGGTATTGCGCATCGCCTTCCTGTCTTCGGCGGTGCTCGAATTCTTCGCGGCGCTCGGGGTGGCCGGCATCGCGCTTTATGTGGGCCTCACCTTCATCGACTATCTGCAATTGCGAACCAGTCCGCTGACGCTGCAAGTGGGCCTGTTCCTGTTGCTGATGGCGCCGGAAATCTATAATCCGCTGCGGCTGCTGGCCTCGCATTATCATGATCACGCCACCGCCAAGGCCGGGCTGCTGGAAATCGAGCGGCAATTGGGGGCCATGCCCGCCGAGCCGGCAGCGCTGGCCGACATTGCGCCGCGTCCCGGTCCGGCCATCGGGGTGACGCTCGATGCCCTGACCCTGCGCACCCCGGACCGGATGCGCGCCATATTGGAACAGGCCAGTCTCACCGTCGCCCCGGGCCAGCACGTGGCTATTTTGGGCGCCAGCGGCTCGGGCAAGTCGACGCTGCTCGAAGCCATTGCCGGATTGCGGCTGCCGGAAGCCGGGATAAGTCTCGATGGTCGCCCGCTGGCGGAATGGAGCGAGACGGACCTGCGCAGCCGCGTATTCCTGCTGACCCAGAAGCCCCGGCTTATCCATGCCAGCATTGCCGACAATATCGCGCTGGCCCGCCCCGATGCGTCACGCCGCGATGTCGAAGCGGCCGCCGAGCGCGCCGCAGTGAGCGGCTTTGCCCAGGCGCTGCCGGACGGGCTCGATACGCTGATCGGCGAGGACGGCGTCGGCCTGTCGGGCGGCCAGGCGCAACGGGTAGCGCTGGCGCGGCTGTTCCTGCGCGATGCCGGACTGATCCTGCTCGATGAGCCGACGGCCCATCTCGAGGCCGAACTGGAAGACGAGATCATCGGCAAGGTGCTGGACTATGCCGCCGGCCGGACCCTGATCGTCGCCACCCATTCCCCCGGCGTGGCCAATGGCATGGACAAGGCCTGGCGCATTGCCGGCACGACCTTGCTGGAGGCGCCTGTCCAACGCCGCAGGCGGGGTGTCGCATGA